A segment of the Odoribacter splanchnicus DSM 20712 genome:
TACAGGCAGAAATAATAAAATAGTGAAAACGATGCATGATGTGTGGATTTTAGAAAAATAACAGGGATACCCCCGACAGAAGGGATATCCTTGTATTCTTTTTATTGTATGGTGATATCATCAATACAGATATAAGCCGGAGTATTCAAACCGTATGCTCCCGAATCCGAACCCTCGAAGTTGAATTTCACACTTTGCACCCCTTCGGCATTGATTTCCCAATAATCCCATGTCGTGATAGGATCAACCTGTTGTTGGCCGTTACGATAATCGGCTAAAAGACGTTTGTAAGTGCGGATCAGACCGCCATTCGCATCATAACATTCCAGATTCACTTGGAAATACCCTTTCATCTCTTTCAGAGGAGTCGCTACCCCCGTAGAACCGAACTGATTACCATAAGTAATGACACCATAAGTGTATGAGGTGTTGCAGATCCACAGGCCGACCAATTTCCGGGGAACATTGAAATAAAATTCTGGTTTAGCCATCCATGCCTGATTGTAAGCATCCACATATCCGTAAACGACACCGAAATTGGAACCGCTGTGCCCGGCTTCCTTATTCTGTCCTTCCGCTTCCACCGCAGTGTTATAGACAGAACATTGGTTTAGATAAGAATACCA
Coding sequences within it:
- a CDS encoding DUF4465 domain-containing protein, which produces MKRKLRFLAGACLFTATALFSGCSSDDDFLMDPVDSGTSQTRAVTNPDGTLTITFDDFDPGMLAGPTSAGENLYSYQGYPQVTTIYDNTPEEYLFLSMFNTVGGSTEYSSGGIALSNWNIRSNQSGNTGDWWYSYLNQCSVYNTAVEAEGQNKEAGHSGSNFGVVYGYVDAYNQAWMAKPEFYFNVPRKLVGLWICNTSYTYGVITYGNQFGSTGVATPLKEMKGYFQVNLECYDANGGLIRTYKRLLADYRNGQQQVDPITTWDYWEINAEGVQSVKFNFEGSDSGAYGLNTPAYICIDDITIQ